In Salmo trutta chromosome 16, fSalTru1.1, whole genome shotgun sequence, a genomic segment contains:
- the LOC115150221 gene encoding interferon-induced protein 44-like isoform X1, with protein MQQQSLFHNYISISVSGEGSSNNQSRVMKKAHHQRRNLTAHGGIKSGTISNLHCNSSTDSKQERDTMVAALRNFKLSDPDMGQLRCLLYGPVGAGKSSFINSVNNVFQGRVAHNALAAAASGTSFTKTYNRNYNKDGDKRLLFAFNDVMGLEAQEKGMQPEDIINALEGHLVTS; from the exons ATGCAGCAGCAATCGTTGTTTCACAACTATATCAGCATCTCAGTCTCAGGAGAAGGTAGTAGTAACAAT CAGTCACGGGTAATGAAAAAAGCACATCACCAAAGAAGG AATTTGACGGCCCATGGCGGGATCAAAAGTGGAA ctaTATCGAATCTTCATTGTAACTCTTCAACTGACAGTAAACAAGAGAGAGACACCATGGTGGCTGCACTGAGGAACTTTAAACTGAGTGATCCTGACATGGGGCAGCTGAGATGCCTGCTATATGGACCAGTCGGAGCAGGGAAGTCCAGCTTTATCAACTCAGTCAACAATGTCTTCCAAGGACGAGTAGCACATAATGCCCTGGCAGCTGCTGCCTCTGGCACAAGCTTCACCAAGACA TACAATAGAAACTACAATAAAGATGGAGATAAACGTCTTCTCTTTGCATTCAATGATGTCATGGGTCTGGAGGCACAAGAAAAAGGGATGCAACCTGAAGACATCATCAATGCTCTGGAGGGCCATctagtcacgtcctga
- the LOC115150221 gene encoding interferon-induced protein 44-like isoform X2, producing the protein MQQQSLFHNYISISVSGEGSSNNSRVMKKAHHQRRNLTAHGGIKSGTISNLHCNSSTDSKQERDTMVAALRNFKLSDPDMGQLRCLLYGPVGAGKSSFINSVNNVFQGRVAHNALAAAASGTSFTKTYNRNYNKDGDKRLLFAFNDVMGLEAQEKGMQPEDIINALEGHLVTS; encoded by the exons ATGCAGCAGCAATCGTTGTTTCACAACTATATCAGCATCTCAGTCTCAGGAGAAGGTAGTAGTAACAAT TCACGGGTAATGAAAAAAGCACATCACCAAAGAAGG AATTTGACGGCCCATGGCGGGATCAAAAGTGGAA ctaTATCGAATCTTCATTGTAACTCTTCAACTGACAGTAAACAAGAGAGAGACACCATGGTGGCTGCACTGAGGAACTTTAAACTGAGTGATCCTGACATGGGGCAGCTGAGATGCCTGCTATATGGACCAGTCGGAGCAGGGAAGTCCAGCTTTATCAACTCAGTCAACAATGTCTTCCAAGGACGAGTAGCACATAATGCCCTGGCAGCTGCTGCCTCTGGCACAAGCTTCACCAAGACA TACAATAGAAACTACAATAAAGATGGAGATAAACGTCTTCTCTTTGCATTCAATGATGTCATGGGTCTGGAGGCACAAGAAAAAGGGATGCAACCTGAAGACATCATCAATGCTCTGGAGGGCCATctagtcacgtcctga
- the LOC115150220 gene encoding interferon-induced protein 44-like: protein MVAALRNFKLSDPDMGQLRCLLYGPVGAGKSSFINSVNNVFQGRVAHNALVAAASGTSFTKTYNTHYIKDGDKRLPFAFNDVMGLEAQEKGMQPEDIINALKGHLPEGYKFNPCSALTDESGEYNKKPRSSDKVHCLVSVVAADKISLMSNDVIVKMRKVREKASELGIAQVVVMTMPDKACPLVEMDVKKMYTSKAIKDKMQICSNEVGIPMNCILPVKNYHEEGMLDNDMDILILKAMTQMMNFANDYIWNLQQTA, encoded by the exons atggtGGCTGCACTGAGGAACTTTAAACTGAGTGATCCTGACATGGGGCAGCTGAGATGCCTGCTATATGGACCAGTTGGAGCAGGGAAGTCCAGCTTTATCAACTCAGTCAACAATGTCTTCCAAGGACGAGTAGCACATAATGCCCTGGTAGCTGCTGCCTCTGGCACAAGCTTCACCAAGACA TACAATACACACTACATTAAAGACGGAGATAAACGTCTGCCCTTTGCATTCAATGATGTCATGGGTCTGGAGGCACAAGAAAAAGGGATGCAACCTGAAGACATCATCAATGCTCTGAAGGGCCATCTACCAGAAGGCTATAAG TTCAATCCTTGCTCTGCATTAACTGATGAAAGTGGAGAATACAATAAGAAGCCCAGGTCAAGTGACAAGGTTCACTGTCTGGTGAGTGTCGTGGCTGCAGACAAAATCTCTCTCATGTCAAATGACGTCATAGTCAAGATGAGGAAGGTCAGAGAAAAAGCCAGTGAACTGG GAATAGCTCAAGTTGTTGTCATGACCATGCCAGACAAGGCTTGCCCGCTGGTGGAGATGGACGTGAAGAAGATGTACACCAGCAAGGCAATAAAAGATAAG ATGCAGATCTGCAGTAATGAGGTGGGCATTCCCATGAACTGCATCCTGCCTGTGAAGAACTACCATGAGGAGGGGATGCTGGATAACGACATGGACATTCTGATACTGAAAGCCATGACTCAGATGATGAACTTTGCCAATGACTACATCTGGAACCTCCAACAAACTGCATGA